The following nucleotide sequence is from Desulfobacterales bacterium.
AGTTTTTTGCTGTAAAAATAGCCCACGGATATTGCGCCACCTTTTAGAAGACTGAACAGCCCTTTTATTTTTGATAAAAGCTTGTTTAAGGGTTCTACGTGAATATGTCGGCAATAAGCCTCCAGATCTTTTCGATATTGCAGATCGTTTGGGTCGTCTGCGAAACAGGCCAAATCAATCTGGTGGCCCTTTGAGAGATACTTTATCTCGTTGAAGGAGCGGATTTTATCCCCTTTGTTGGGGGGATAGGGGATGCGATGGCATAAAAATAAAATGTTCATTTTATTTTTGCTGGGAAGCTGAGTCGCTGGAAGGCTTGGAGGCTAAAAACAAAAGAGCACCATTGGAAATATCTAATTGTCAGCATTTATGGTTTAAAATTTTTTGGTAAAAAGCCCAAAGTCTTTGACCCAGCTTGCCATATCCTTCAACTAAATTGGAGTAAGAATCATCGAGGACATAGCCGAGCCGATTGGCAAAATGAAGCAGATACTTCGTTTCGGCTAAAGAACCCAGGCTGATATTGATGAAATTGGCAAGTTCTTTATCCCCTCGTCTGGAATATCCTTCCACAATATTTGTTGGGATGGATAATGCAGACCTTCTCACCTGGGAAGTGAGCCCGTAACGCTCTTCCTTTGGAAAACCCTTTGAAACCAGGTAAACGTTATAGGCCAATTCATCTCCCAACTTCCAGACATCCAGCTTTTTCCATCTGTCTTCAACCATGCCCCACCTCCCAGCCTCATAGCCTCCCAGCTTCCCAGCTTCCCAGCCTCATAGCCTCCCAGCCTCCCAGCCTCCCAGCCTCCCAGCCTCATAGCTTCCCAGCCTCCCAGCCTCCCAGCCTCACAACCCCTCCCACAACCGCACCAACAGCATTTAGCAACACATCCATTCCTCCCCCATACCTGCCGGGGACAAAAGCCTGATGGATTTCATCCAAACACCCGAACCCCGTTGAAACTAAAATTGCCAGCAGAATCGAAACCCGGGGGGATAATTTTTTCTCTCTTAGCCCTCCCACCCACAGAAACGACAACAAGGCATATAAAGGGATGTGCAATAAGTTCTGAAGCGTCGGTTCAATATAGGGGACCCACTGAAACCCGTCAGAATCATTCATCGGAATGGATGACGAAATAAAGATCAGAACCATCAGCCCAATGGCTATAAAAATTGATTTACTGTTTTTAATGATCCCTCCAGGCTCCACACGCTAATGCCACCATCGTCCCAGCCGCCTCCCAGCCTCCCAGCTTCCCAGCCTCCCAGCCTCTTTGCCTCCCAGCTTCCCAGCCTCTTTGCTTCCCAGCCTCTTTGCCTCCCAGCCTCTTTGCTTCCCAGCCTCTTACGCCAAATACTTCGCAAGCCGGGGCCCAATGATTTTCGTAGCCCCAAGCGGCAATTTCCGCCACATTTCAATTTTTCGCTTGTATTTCGGGTTGGCGGGGCTGAGGTTCGGCATTTCCGTGGCGTTGACCAGGTGATACTGATAGGCAAGTTGCGTTGGCTCGAAACCCCAGTGGCGTTTAAAATTGAAGGAACCGGTTCCCATCTTGCTGCGCCCGTAATCGAATACTTTGTAGCCGTTCTCGCAGCCGTATTTCATGAGTTGCCAATACATGAAATCGTTGGGTGCGAATTTACGGTATTCGGGCTTGGATCCCGCCCAATACGGCACGACTTGATCTTTATAAAAGAAGGACATGACGGCGGCGATTGGGATCTTGTCCTTATCGCGAATCACAAGGATTTCCACCTTGTCGTCAAATAGGCTTACAAAATGTTCAAACAATTTTTTGGAGAAAATGGGGGTTCCCAAATGATGGTAGCTTTCAGCCATAAGTTGGTAATGTTCGTGAAGAAGGTGAGAACCGAATTCCGCTGTCAAACCATATTTTTCCCCCTGGCGAATCATTCGCCTGGCTTTTCGAGGGATGGCCGTTAAATTTTCATCGAGATTCGGGAATATTTCTCGCCTGAAATTGTAATACAAATCTTTTGTGGCAAGCCCGTCAATGGGTGTCCTGTTACGAAGCTCCAGGTAGTCACATCCCAGTTCGGTTGCTAGGGCTTTCGCTTTTTCTAATAGCACCCCCTCCACCTCCTTTGAATCACTGAGGGGGCCTCCGATTTCGGCAAAGGGGACGGAGATTAAAAAATCTCCGAACAAAAGACTTTTTATTCGAAAAAGAGGAAGAACGCCGATAATGGTTGCGCGTTGAGGCGGGCCACCTGTCTCGCCATAATCCATGCCGGTGGCTACAAGATAATAGCTTTTATGTCCAAAAGTGAGCGCAACAACCTCTTTCCAAGCGGTTAAATGAAACAACGTACCGTTTGGGTGGTTTTGAACATACGCATCCCAGGCATCGCTTTCCGTTTCTTGAATGAATCTTGTTTCAATATTAGGGGTTAAAAGCATTGAACTCGCCATGGCCTCATTCAGTTTGGCTCAGGAGTTTTTTAGCGCTTGAATGATTGCAGTTTTGTAAGTGGTAAAATCTGTCAGATTTTTTTTCAGAATGGCGACAACGATTTCTGCATCAACGTTATCATAGTGGTGCACAACGACATTTCTGAATTTGGCCATCTTTTTCATTGTTTCAAAAAGATTCTTATTGATCAGTTTGTTGTCGTAAAGAACCTCAAAGGTTTCAACATAGCTGTTTGGAATCCGGTATTTTTTATCAGAAATAATGTGGCTCGCAATATCCGCGCACGTTTCGATCATCATCTGTAATGTTCTCTCGATAATCCTTTGAATTTTCCAGTCTTTTCGGTATTGAGAGATGCTGATATATTTGAATTCTTGTATTTGCCTTAAATATTCTTCAAGTTCAGATAGTTTTCGCAGTATCAAGGTTTCATCAACCATTGAGAAACCTCCGTTTTAATATGTTCTTTTCGATGTATGAAAAGTCGAAATACTCCCTCATGGTCAAGGATTCATAGGCATGCCGAATAAAAGGCGCTTTGTCCGTTAACAGTTTACCATGTGACAAAATTCTCATTTTCAGGGGTAACGGCGCGCAATTTAAAACAACAAGATCTATTTCATCGGTTTTGAGCGTATCGATCAGGCCGCCGAGTATTTCCAGCTTTCGTTCGGGTATATTCTTCTGAGGGGATAAAAATACCGCAATATCAACATCGCTTAGCGGCAAAAGGCCTTTTTTTGTTAAACCTCCGAATAGATAAGAAAAACTAACAAATGGCAACGAGTTGAGATATTCCACCGCGTTGGGGATCAGCGCCATAATATTTGGGGGCAATTTTTTGTTTTTAATCATGGCGTAATGGGCACAAGGTCATGTTAAGGTAATCCCGAAGGGTTATGAATTGACAATGATTAAACGCCTTGATGAACCGGTAAAGCCTTGCGTATGTCTTTTGCAGATTCACATAATGCCGAAATTGGTAGCTACGAGGAATGCCGGTTACCCGTGGTTGATTCGGGTCAATCTCCCAGGGGTGCATGTAAAAAAGATATGCGCTCGTATTGTTGAGAATCTTTTTTACCCCCAGTTTAAACAGTGAAAACGGCATCAATCGAAAGTACCCCCCGCCGCTCCAAGGTAAAACATGTTTGTTAAGGGTTAAGTTGCTTACCGGCAATTCGTGAAAGGAATCGGAAACAGCGTAAGCGATGCCCGTTTTTCTAAAACCTGAAAAATCAACCTTTCCATATCGACCGTGCATCCCAAAGGAATTGTAGCTGGAATCGTATTGGTATCCGCAGTCTTCAATGATTCTCAATAAATCCATATTTATTGAGAAACTGGGTGCTCGGTAGCCGATGACCGGCGCGCCGATAAGGTCTTCGAGAAAATGCTTGCTGCCGATTAAATCCTCTTTAAATTCAGATGGCTGAATCTTTGTGCACAGTTCATGCGCAAAGCCGTGGGATGCAACTTCGTGGCCTCTGTTATGAATCTCTTTGACCAGGTGCGGTAACTGTTTTGCGATCCACCCCAGAATGAAAAAGGTGGTTTTTGGGTTTAAATCGACGGCATCGAAAAGGTCCAAAAGCCGATGGGTGTTGCGCTCCACCCGAAGTTCGCGGTCGTTCCAGGTGGCATAAGGAATGACCGACTTGAAATTCTCAACCTGAAACCAGTCTTCAACATCTATCGTCAGGAGAATTGTGTCAAACACGGTTAAAAAATCTTCCGATACGGGCGCTCCGGCGTTACAGTCACACTGATAAATATACGATTTTCTGTATGGTTTTCATCATTAAGCGTATAGGCGCTTCTTCCGGAATCATTTGAGTTCAAATCCCTGTAAGAATAGCCAAGGCCTAGAAACAGCCAAGGCCTTGCCGTATAGGTCAGGTCCCAGTTAAAAGAACTCTGATCATCTTCAGGTCCGCTTTTATCATTGGCATCATCGCTTTCCGAAAGCAGCATGCTGTAGGTATAATTCGCCGAAGTCGTTAACCGCCGGCTTGGAGTATAGATCAGCCCGGCACTGGTAATCAGGCGGTTATCAACGAGATCCTCATCATCATTAATGTATTCGTTTCTTCGGATCGAAGCGCTCAGCGTGCTGCTTAAATGCTTTGTCAGGCCATAGGACAAGGCACCGATTAAATCGTAGTACCTTTCAAAGCCCCGATTCTCCGATCCGAATTCGTTCCGGTCGATGCCGCTTGATCCCGTCAAGCTAAACGTGCCTCTTGGAAACTGCCAATTTCTGGTGATATTGGCGTCACAAAAAGGCCCCTCTTCATCCTCCTCCGTTTCTAAATCCTGATAAAAATAGCCGACCCCAAGCCTGACGGATGTGTTTTTATCCGGTTGATAGGATACACCCACGGAGGGTGAATAAATTTGATAATCCGATTCAGTTTCTACGCTATCCCCTTTATACATTCTAACTGTGTGGCCGTATGACAAATAAGCATCGAGGTGCCTGGTAAGTTTCCGGTAGAAGCTGACGTTACTCGACACATCATCAAAATCGTCGGAATTATTAAAATCATCGGTATTCACAGAGGTATTGTTTTCATCATACATTGCCCGGGTATACTCGACACTGGCATCCATCCCATATTGCGGCGTCAGCCAGTAACTCACGCTAACGCCGGGGGTGTGTCTTTTGTAATTATTTCCGTCCTCGGATTTATCTTCCCTCAAGCCAAAAATATAACTAAAATTAATATAATCTCTTTCACCAAATTGGTGTTGTAAATCAATACTGCTGTTATAGGTGTAATAAGGCTCGCGGGATCGCCTGAGAATGGTATCGGGCGTTATGATGATATTCTCTTCCGGAAATAGAATTTGATCTCTTTCTCTCAACGGGTCTTCAATCCGTGAAAATGTCTGGGCAATTTGGAGCCGGGTGTTTTTTGAAATATCCGCCCATCCCGTTAACCCGGCATTATGAGTCTCTGAATTATTTTCCGTTTCACTTTCGAAAATTTCGTACTCATAATCGTAGAAAACCCTCACGCTGGCATGCTTTTCCGAATACGCCATGTTAACTGAAGGGGAAATGGTCGTGACAAAGTCCGATTCCGCATTGTTTTCCGTTAAGGACGCATTGTCGGTATAAGATTCACTGATGGTCACTCTCGGGGTAATTTCCAGAACCGAGCCGATTGCCACAGAACCGATACAACAGAAAAAAACAGCAAAAACACATAAACAGACTCTTAATTTCATTGTTCTACTCCATTTGTTCATGGGGTAACAGGCCCACAAGTCAAAACAACACGCAAATTGGATTCAATGCTTTTATTCTTTCCAGCCTCCCAGCCTCCCAGCCTCCCAGCCTCCCAGCCTCCCAGCTTTCCAGCCTTCCAGCTTCCGGCAAAGCCGGATTAAGCGGTTGCCCTTCCAGCTTTTTGCAGTAACAAATGCACCAAGTACGTCAATATCAACGCCAGGAAAAAGATCACTATGCCTGACATTTCATGAAGAAACCCTTCCGCGACTTGCGCCCCGTAGTATCTGGCAAGGACAGCGGTACAAGAAAGACGAATAATATTAACCAGAATGGCAATGGGAATCGCCGAAAGGAATAAAACGATTTTTTTTAACCTTGAGTGCTCGGAAATAAGCGCAAAGGCCGCACTGAGCGCCAACAGGGATGTAAGGGACCTTAGCCCTGAGCAGGCGTCCACCACTTCAAGGGTTGTGTTGGCCAGATGAATGATGTTTCCTTCGGCGTATACGGGAATATTAACGGCTTGAATCACTGAAACCGCCATTTTCGTCGCAAAGAGTTTTAAGGGAAAGGCAACTTTATTCCAAATGATAGCGGGCAAGGGAATCATGAACAACAAATATCCTATCGGAAAAAAAACCGCCTTGGCAAGGGACCATCCTGCCAGGAAGATAATCGCACTCCATATCACAAAGAGCATGGAAAGGCGCATGGTAAAAAGCTCGGCCCCGAGATATGTCGCCACAAAAAACAAAAGGCTGAGAATCAGGAAAATTAATCCCGAATTGGCGGGGGAGATAGGTATCTCGGCCAATCGCTTTCGGTCCTGCCAGATAAGGTATCCGGATATGACCGGGATTAAAAAGCCATGCGAATAGTTATCATCAATCGTCCAATCTATCACCATTTTGTAAATCACATGATGGTAAAGGGCAAGGAAGCTGATACACACCAAACCAACGAATAGATATTGCTTGTAGTCTGTGGCGGTTTTTGAGTTCATTGGGTTCATAGGAGGTCTTTAAGGTTGTTGGGTTCTTTGGGCAATAAAACTGGGAAGCGGAAAAGCTGGGAAGCAGAAAAGCTGGGAAGCTGGGAGGCTGGGAGGCTGGGAGGCAGAAAAGCTGGGAGGCTGGGAGGCTGGGAGGCTAAAGGCCTTGGCCGTTGCCAAGATGCGCGTTTATACCACCTAACAATTGGTATCCAAAAAAAGTAATACGCTATGGAATGTTTCCCGGCCTCATCGCCTCCAAGCATTCCAGCTTTATAGCCTTCCAGCTTCACAGCCTCCCAGCTTCCCAGCCTCCCAGCTTCCCAGCTTTTCCGCCTCCCAGCTTTTCCGCCTCCCAGCTTTTCCGCTTCCCAGCATTTCTGCTTTTTCTCCAGGCAAATATTCCTGTAAAATCGGAATGATTTTCTCCGCAAAAGTTTTCAGATAATCGGTTGTGTAGTCCATGCCTTTGGGTCCGACAGGTGCAATTAAGCGAATAAAAGAGCCGTCTGTTCTGTTTTCAAAGATGGCATCCCAAACCAGATATATTTTTTGCCAGTATTCCGATGCAATGAATCGCCCCCGTGACTGAAACCAATACAGCACGACCTGTGTGGACGGTCCTTTTTTCAAGGTTAGTTTGATCACCTTTATGGTTTGGGGACGCTTGCCCGCCAATGCCAATTCTTCTATGGAGGTTCTGTCGATTTCCCAGCCTGAACCCGGCATACAGTTTTTGGGTGAATGAATCAGATCCCCTTCTCGTTGGCTTTGGTAATACCCGATATATAATTGAACGAACTTGCCTTCCGCGTCCTGGTAGGAAATCAGTGTCGAATCATCCACGCCGAGGACATCGTAAACTTGTTCGTCAAAGAAACCCTCCTGACCTTTCCACGCATCAATTTGTTTGGGGAAATCGGTTAAGGGTTTTTTGGGCGGAACCGCTTCGGTTCGGCTGAGAAAAGATAAAAACCCGATGGTCAAAAGCATCAGCACTGAAATCAGCACGCAGCGGGTAAAGGATAATCCGTCAGGTTGTTTCATAAAAAGCGTCCTTATCCGGCTTCGCCAGAAGCTTGAAGGCTCTAAGGCAAAAGAGTCAGTATTATCGGTCAGCTCAAGGAACTCTCTATATTAGTGTTTTCACAAAGGCGATAATTTTTTCCGGTCCCTTTGAGGTTATTACGGCAAAGCAAATAAATAAGCCTATTGAAAAACATAACGAGGCGACACAAAACCCCAATTCCAGCTTTTGTTTCCGCTTATCTTTCGGCTGTAAAATTCGAGGGATCGCCGCCAGAACCGGGACATTGAGGGTTGACTCAATGTCCTCCTTATTTCTGTAAGTTGTATTTAGAAACTCAATCAGAAATATCAACCCGCCACCCAATCCCAAGCCAGCTGCCAGGGTCATAATAAACAACCGGGGCATATTGGGGGAAATCGGCTTTTCGGGTAAACGGGCCGGGTCGATAATACGAAACTGCTCGCCTTTTTGTTTCTTTTCCATATTGACCGATATTTCAGCCTCAAGTTTGCGTTTGAGCAGAGATTCATAGATTCCTTTAACATTTTCGTAGTCTCTTTTGATCGACAGCAACTCTTCTTCTCTTTTCGGGGTGTTTTCCACCCGTTTTTGATAATCGTCGATCTTTTGCCCTAAAACAGCTATATCCGCCTCCATAATAGCAATCTGGCGGCGGCTATCTTCAAGTTGTGATCGCTGCAAGGCCATAAAATCGACCTGGGGTATTACAATATCTTTCTCTACCGGTTCCGATTCTTTCATCTCGTTTGGTTCAGCTGCTTTTTCAGCTTCCAGCTTGCTGATCATGCCTTGAAGACGAAGCACTTCCGGATGGCGATCCTTATACCGGATTTTTAATTGTGCCAATTGTTCTTTCAATGTGCCTATTTCACCACTGTTTTCAGTACCAAGGTCTGCTAATGACGAATCATCAAACATGGGCATGGACGACTGCATACGCTGGGTTTCGGAAATCTGCCTTTCAGCAGTGGCCAATGAAGCCTTGGCCTCCCGAAGCGCTTTTTGCTTCTCAATCAGTTGCTCGCTGTAACGAGTTAATACGCTTAGATTTGAAGTGAGCTGGTCCGGCAACTCTCCCATGTGC
It contains:
- a CDS encoding GNVR domain-containing protein, with the translated sequence MIKAPENMIRPAEIINIIVRRRWFIIIPFCLSTIVGSYLAFTMPKIYEASTLILVEPQRVPTNFVQSVVSMDISARLRTISEQVMSRTNIERIIGAYKMFTQPEHSDMFMEDKINSVRKRIEVNVKQSSTFSISFRDSDPEKVKNIANALATYFIDENLKVREAQAVGTSVFLEDELKTMRARLEDSEQRLRAYRQMHMGELPDQLTSNLSVLTRYSEQLIEKQKALREAKASLATAERQISETQRMQSSMPMFDDSSLADLGTENSGEIGTLKEQLAQLKIRYKDRHPEVLRLQGMISKLEAEKAAEPNEMKESEPVEKDIVIPQVDFMALQRSQLEDSRRQIAIMEADIAVLGQKIDDYQKRVENTPKREEELLSIKRDYENVKGIYESLLKRKLEAEISVNMEKKQKGEQFRIIDPARLPEKPISPNMPRLFIMTLAAGLGLGGGLIFLIEFLNTTYRNKEDIESTLNVPVLAAIPRILQPKDKRKQKLELGFCVASLCFSIGLFICFAVITSKGPEKIIAFVKTLI
- a CDS encoding FemAB family PEP-CTERM system-associated protein, which encodes MASSMLLTPNIETRFIQETESDAWDAYVQNHPNGTLFHLTAWKEVVALTFGHKSYYLVATGMDYGETGGPPQRATIIGVLPLFRIKSLLFGDFLISVPFAEIGGPLSDSKEVEGVLLEKAKALATELGCDYLELRNRTPIDGLATKDLYYNFRREIFPNLDENLTAIPRKARRMIRQGEKYGLTAEFGSHLLHEHYQLMAESYHHLGTPIFSKKLFEHFVSLFDDKVEILVIRDKDKIPIAAVMSFFYKDQVVPYWAGSKPEYRKFAPNDFMYWQLMKYGCENGYKVFDYGRSKMGTGSFNFKRHWGFEPTQLAYQYHLVNATEMPNLSPANPKYKRKIEMWRKLPLGATKIIGPRLAKYLA
- a CDS encoding DUF86 domain-containing protein, whose amino-acid sequence is MVDETLILRKLSELEEYLRQIQEFKYISISQYRKDWKIQRIIERTLQMMIETCADIASHIISDKKYRIPNSYVETFEVLYDNKLINKNLFETMKKMAKFRNVVVHHYDNVDAEIVVAILKKNLTDFTTYKTAIIQALKNS
- a CDS encoding four helix bundle protein, with the translated sequence MVEDRWKKLDVWKLGDELAYNVYLVSKGFPKEERYGLTSQVRRSALSIPTNIVEGYSRRGDKELANFINISLGSLAETKYLLHFANRLGYVLDDSYSNLVEGYGKLGQRLWAFYQKILNHKC
- a CDS encoding outer membrane beta-barrel protein codes for the protein MKLRVCLCVFAVFFCCIGSVAIGSVLEITPRVTISESYTDNASLTENNAESDFVTTISPSVNMAYSEKHASVRVFYDYEYEIFESETENNSETHNAGLTGWADISKNTRLQIAQTFSRIEDPLRERDQILFPEENIIITPDTILRRSREPYYTYNSSIDLQHQFGERDYINFSYIFGLREDKSEDGNNYKRHTPGVSVSYWLTPQYGMDASVEYTRAMYDENNTSVNTDDFNNSDDFDDVSSNVSFYRKLTRHLDAYLSYGHTVRMYKGDSVETESDYQIYSPSVGVSYQPDKNTSVRLGVGYFYQDLETEEDEEGPFCDANITRNWQFPRGTFSLTGSSGIDRNEFGSENRGFERYYDLIGALSYGLTKHLSSTLSASIRRNEYINDDEDLVDNRLITSAGLIYTPSRRLTTSANYTYSMLLSESDDANDKSGPEDDQSSFNWDLTYTARPWLFLGLGYSYRDLNSNDSGRSAYTLNDENHTENRIFISVTVTPERPYRKIF
- a CDS encoding EpsI family protein; this translates as MKQPDGLSFTRCVLISVLMLLTIGFLSFLSRTEAVPPKKPLTDFPKQIDAWKGQEGFFDEQVYDVLGVDDSTLISYQDAEGKFVQLYIGYYQSQREGDLIHSPKNCMPGSGWEIDRTSIEELALAGKRPQTIKVIKLTLKKGPSTQVVLYWFQSRGRFIASEYWQKIYLVWDAIFENRTDGSFIRLIAPVGPKGMDYTTDYLKTFAEKIIPILQEYLPGEKAEMLGSGKAGRRKSWEAEKLGSWEAGKLGGCEAGRL
- a CDS encoding DUF3473 domain-containing protein, producing the protein MFDTILLTIDVEDWFQVENFKSVIPYATWNDRELRVERNTHRLLDLFDAVDLNPKTTFFILGWIAKQLPHLVKEIHNRGHEVASHGFAHELCTKIQPSEFKEDLIGSKHFLEDLIGAPVIGYRAPSFSINMDLLRIIEDCGYQYDSSYNSFGMHGRYGKVDFSGFRKTGIAYAVSDSFHELPVSNLTLNKHVLPWSGGGYFRLMPFSLFKLGVKKILNNTSAYLFYMHPWEIDPNQPRVTGIPRSYQFRHYVNLQKTYARLYRFIKAFNHCQFITLRDYLNMTLCPLRHD
- a CDS encoding exosortase/archaeosortase family protein, with translation MNSKTATDYKQYLFVGLVCISFLALYHHVIYKMVIDWTIDDNYSHGFLIPVISGYLIWQDRKRLAEIPISPANSGLIFLILSLLFFVATYLGAELFTMRLSMLFVIWSAIIFLAGWSLAKAVFFPIGYLLFMIPLPAIIWNKVAFPLKLFATKMAVSVIQAVNIPVYAEGNIIHLANTTLEVVDACSGLRSLTSLLALSAAFALISEHSRLKKIVLFLSAIPIAILVNIIRLSCTAVLARYYGAQVAEGFLHEMSGIVIFFLALILTYLVHLLLQKAGRATA